Proteins encoded together in one Lathyrus oleraceus cultivar Zhongwan6 chromosome 5, CAAS_Psat_ZW6_1.0, whole genome shotgun sequence window:
- the LOC127085163 gene encoding uncharacterized protein LOC127085163 gives MLKQETTCVTIAKLEKFEVGNSGWYYDGCAECTKSVAVKDGKLKCYANHISSEPVPRYKLEVLGVDGKFKSHFVFWDSDCFKLIGKSALQMKNELVEAGEDNPLEFPFGLDAMLKKELAIRAVFQPKFNRLSVISFKDDEDSRKKVKDTFKSHEDVSKIPISLSSSQDDMKSLSEPLSVSADFDPNAANSVMTPCKRINPEASEDVESVQLSSTKTMKPVKKEDGR, from the exons ATGCTTAAACAA GAAACAACATGTGTCACCATAGCGAAGTTGGAGAAGTTTGAAGTTGGTAATTCCGGTTGGTATTACGATGGTTGTGCCGAATGTACCAAGAGCGTCGCTGTAAAAGATGGCAAACTTAAGTGCTATGCAAATCACATAAGTTCTGAACCCGTGCCAAG GTACAAGCTTGAAGTGTTGGGAGTTGATGGTAAATTCAAGTCCCATTTCGTCTTTTGGGATAGTGACTGTTTCAAGTTAATTGGAAAATCTGCTCTACAGATGAAAAATGAATTAGTGGAG GCCGGTGAAGACAATCCGTTAGAATTCCCTTTTGGTCTTGATGCTATGTTGAAGAAGGAGTTGGCAATTAGAGCTGTTTTTCAACCGAAATTTAATCGTCTTTCGGTTATTAGCTTTAAAGACGATGAAGATTCACGTAAGAAAGTTAAGGACACCTTCAAGTCTCATGAG GATGTATCGAAAATTCCAATTTCATTGTCTTCCTCACAAGATGATATGAAGAGTTTATCG GAACCTTTATCTGTATCTGCTGATTTCGACCCCAATGCTGCGAATTCTGTGATGACCCCCTGTAAACGTATAAATCCTGAAGCGTCAGAAGATGTTGAAAGTGTTCAACTTTCCTCTACGAAGACGATGAAACCTGTAAAAAAGGAAGATGGTCGATAG
- the LOC127088135 gene encoding protein WEAK CHLOROPLAST MOVEMENT UNDER BLUE LIGHT 1 has protein sequence MEDVQDKLLSDSSTKIAEETPLAGHVEDTLPSESSSKMTQETHMEEHFENKLPSDSSTKVAEETPLAELVEDMLPSESSSKTTEETRMEEHVEEMLPSESSSKTTEETRMEEHVEDKLLSDSSTKIAEETPLAGHDEDMLPSEFSSKNAEEVHMEDRVDDKLPSESSSKISEETPVAQHVEDNLLFNYSTNNTETPLTEPSEENTVVINPPYNQSSTEIPIPLSNGEVNSGSHMTVNESPELSVLPNASDGHTIIPDEDVSVANSASIPNDKVDLTERSGQVTLVEDSEPGATEDLSDRHELQVDVTNAASDNEIRLSASSSETNDFLTDHNQVKMAVGAVDSSTQTKLVNVKRGLIDTTPPFESVKEAVSKFGGIVDWKAHRIQTVERRTLVEQELDKANEEIPEYKKQAEVAEQTKVQVLKELDSTKRLIEELKLNLERAQTEEHQARQDSELAKLRVEEMEQGIADESSVAAKAQLEVAKARYSAAITDLAAVKEELEALRKEYASLVTDRDEAIKKAEEAVTASKEVEKSVEDLTIELIATKESLETAHAAHLEAEEHRIGTVMARDQDSLNWEKELKQAEEELQRINGQMLSVKDLKSKLETASGLLLDLKAKLTAYMESKLKEESDEELSQGGLEEPGKKTRTEIQAAVESARKELEEVKLNIDKANTEVICLKLAATSLKAELEQEKSTLASIRQREGMASIAVASLEAELDKTRSEIALVQMKEKEAKEQMAELPKKLQLTAEEANQANLLAQAAREELQKVNAEAEQAKAGVSTLESRLLAAQKEIEAAKASEKLAIAAIKALQESESNRSKNEVDPSSGVTLSLDEYYELSKRAHEAEERANMRVAAANSDVEKAKNSELKSFEKLDEVNREIAARRESLKMAMEKAEKAKEGKLGVEQELRKWRAENEQRRKAGESGQGMLDQNKSPRASFEGSKEANNFDRSRNPSSPKADMHAENDEAGSSPESKHGKKKKSMFPRVLMFFARRKKHSHKSG, from the exons ATGGAGGATGTTCAAGACAAGTTACTCTCAGACTCCTCTACAAAAATTGCTGAAGAGACACCACTGGCAGGACATGTTGAAGACACGTTGCCCTCTGAATCTTCTTCAAAAATGACTCAAGAGACACATATGGAAGAACACTTTGAAAACAAGCTACCCTCTGACTCCTCTACAAAAGTTGCTGAAGAGACACCACTTGCAGAACTAGTTGAAGACATGTTGCCCTCTGAATCTTCTTCAAAAACTACTGAAGAGACGCGTATGGAAGAACACGTTGAAGAGATGTTGCCCTCTGAATCTTCTTCAAAAACTACTGAAGAGACACGTATGGAAGAACACGTTGAAGACAAGCTACTCTCTGACTCCTCTACCAAAATTGCTGAAGAGACACCACTGGCAGGACATGATGAAGACATGTTGCCCTCtgaattttcttcaaaaaatgCTGAAGAGGTACATATGGAAGACCGCGTTGACGACAAGCTACCCTCTGAATCCTCTTCAAAAATTTCTGAAGAGACGCCAGTGGCACAACATGTTGAAGACAATCTACTCTTTAATTACTCTACAAATAATACTGAGACACCACTTACGGAGCCCTCTGAAGAAAATACTGTAGTGATAAACCCACCATATAATCAATCTTCCACAGAAATTCCAATTCCACTTAGTAATGGTGAAGTGAATTCTGGCTCTCACATGACAGTGAATGAGTCCCCTGAGTTATCAGTGCTGCCAAATGCTTCTGATGGTCACACTATAATACCAGACGAGGATGTTTCTGTAGCTAATTCAGCTTCAATTCCAAATGATAAGGTCGATCTAACAGAAAGAAGCGGTCAGGTAACATTGGTTGAAGATTCTGAACCAGGTGCTACAGAAGATCTCTCTGACAGGCATGAATTGCAGGTCGATGTTACGAATGCTGCTTCTGATAATGAGATTAGACTTTCTGCTTCTTCTTCTGAAACAAATGATTTTTTAACTGATCACAATCAAGTAAAGATGGCCGTTGGAGCAGTGGACTCGTCCACTCAAACCAAGCTGGTTAATGTAAAAAGAGGCCTTATTGATACCACACCTCCATTTGAATCTGTCAAGGAAGCTGTTTCTAAGTTTGGAGGAATTGTGGATTGGAAGGCTCATAGAATCCAGACTGTGGAG AGGCGCACTCTAGTTGAGCAGGAACttgataaagcaaatgaggagATCCCAGAATACAAAAAACAAGCAGAGGTGGCTGAACAGACAAAAGTTCAAGTACTAAAGGAGCTGGACAGCACGAAGCGACTTATAGAAGAGTTAAAGCTAAACCTAGAGAGGGCACAAACCGAGGAGCATCAGGCAAGACAGGACTCGGAACTTGCAAAGCTTAGAGTGGAAGAGATGGAGCAAGGTATTGCGGACGAGTCTAGTGTTGCAGCCAAGGCACAACTTGAGGTTGCTAAAGCTAGGTATTCAGCAGCCATTACAGATTTAGCAGCTGTGAAAGAGGAGCTAGAAGCATTGCGTAAGGAGTATGCTTCCTTAGTGACTGATAGAGATGAAGCTATTAAGAAAGCCGAGGAGGCAGTTACAGCATCCAAGGAAGTAGAGAAGTCAGTGGAAGATTTAACTATTGAATTAATCGCCACAAAAGAGTCATTGGAAACTGCTCATGCCGCACACTTGGAAGCAGAGGAACATAGAATAGGAACAGTCATGGCAAGAGATCAAGATTCTCTCAATTGGGAAAAGGAACTTAAACAGGCAGAAGAGGAGCTCCAGAGAATCAATGGGCAAATGTTGTCTGTAAAGGATCTCAAATCCAAACTAGAAACAGCCTCTGGTTTGCTGCTTGATTTGAAAGCTAAATTAACTGCTTATATGGAATCAAAGTTaaaggaagaaagtgatgaagagcTTTCACAAGGAGGCCTAGAAGAACCAGGAAAGAAGACACGCACTGAAATACAAGCAGCTGTGGAATCAGCCAGAAAGGAACTTGAGGAGGTAAAACTTAACATAGATAAAGCAAATACGGAGGTTATTTGCTTGAAGCTAGCTGCTACATCTTTAAAAGCAGAGCTGGAACAAGAAAAATCAACTCTTGCCTCCATCAGGCAAAGAGAAGGAATGGCCTCTATTGCAGTTGCATCTCTAGAAGCTGAGTTGGACAAGACTAGATCAGAAATAGCTTTGGTACAGATGAAGGAGAAAGAAGCCAAAGAGCAAATGGCCGAACTTCCAAAGAAGCTACAACTAACAGCTGAAGAGGCTAATCAGGCCAACTTGCTTGCTCAAGCAGCTCGTGAAGAACTGCAGAAAGTAAATGCAGAAGCAGAACAGGCCAAGGCTGGAGTAAGTACCTTGGAAAGCAGGTTACTTGCTGCTCAAAAGGAGATAGAGGCTGCAAAGGCTTCTGAAAAGTTGGCAATAGCAGCAATTAAAGCATTGCAAGAGAGTGAGTCAAATAGAAGCAAAAATGAAGTGGACCCTTCCAGCGGGGTAACACTTTCTTTGGATGAGTACTATGAGCTTAGCAAACGAGCTCACGAGGCAGAAGAGCGAGCCAATATGAGGGTTGCAGCTGCTAATTCTGATGTTGAGAAAGCTAAGAACTCTGAATTAAAATCCTTTGAGAAGTTGGATGAAGTAAATAGAGAGATAGCTGCTAGAAGGGAATCCTTGAAGATGGCAATGGAAAAAGCTGAGAAGGCAAAGGAAGGTAAATTAGGTGTAGAACAAGAACTTAGAAAGTGGAGGGCTGAAAATGAGCAACGGAGAAAGGCTGGCGAGTCTGGCCAAGGAATGCTTGACCAGAACAAAAGCCCTAGAGCTAGTTTTGAGGGGAGCAAGGAAGCAAACAATTTTGACCGGTCCCGAAACCCATCAAGTCCGAAAGCTGATATGCACGCAGAAAATGATGAAGCTGGATCATCACCGGAATCAAAACATGGAAAAAAGAAGAAATCTATGTTCCCACGAGTTTTGATGTTCTTTGCTAGAAGAAAAAAACATTCACACAAGTCAGGGTAA
- the LOC127088137 gene encoding photosystem I chlorophyll a/b-binding protein 5, chloroplastic, whose translation MVALAAIARSFHFQRHTLININSVGKSSTAGHYWLRPAGAGTGVTPRYKQICTATQQRPTWLPGLDPPTYLDGTLAGDFGFDPLGLGEDPESLKWFVQAELVHSRFAMLGVLGILVTDLLRLAGVSTIPVWFEAGAVKYEFANTGTLVAVQLLWMGYAETRRYMDFVSPGSQAKEGSFFGLEASLEGLEPGYPGGPLLNPLGLAKDSKNAHGLKLKEIKNGRLAMVAILGIFVQASVTHVGPIENLVEHLSNPWHKTIIQTLASSSS comes from the exons ATGGTTGCACTTGCAGCAATAGCAAGAAGCTTCCATTTTCAGAGACATACTTTAATCAACATCAATTCCGTTGGTAAATCTTCGACAGCAGGGCACTACTGGCTCAGGCCTGCTGGTGCAGGAACAGGAGTCACACCACGTTATAAGCAAATTTGTACAGCGACACAACAGCGACCGACGTGGCTTCCTGGACTTGACCCTCCAACTTATCTTGATGGAAC TTTGGCCGGAGATTTTGGGTTCGACCCACTTGGGCTTGGAGAGGATCCTGAAAGCTTAAAGTGGTTTGTGCAAGCAGAATTGGTTCATTCTCGGTTTGCAATGCTTGGGGTATTGGGAATTCTAGTCACAGAT CTACTTCGTCTCGCAGGAGTTAGTACCATACCAGTTTGGTTTGAAGCTGGTGCAGTAAAATACGAGTTTGCGAACACAGGGACGCTTGTCGCTGTTCAACTACTTTGGATGGG GTATGCTGAAACAAGAAGGTACATGGATTTTGTAAGTCCTGGATCTCAAGCTAAAGAAGGTTCCTTCTTTGGATTGGAAGCTTCACTGGAAGGCTTAGAGCCAGG GTACCCTGGGGGTCCTCTGCTAAACCCTCTTGGTCTAGCTAAAGACAGTAAAAATGCTCATGGCTTGAAGCTTAAAGAGATCAAGAATG GACGACTTGCAATGGTGGCAATACTTGGCATCTTTGTACAAGCTTCAGTGACTCATGTTGGACCAATTGAAAACCTTGTGGAGCATCTCTCCAATCCATGGCATAAAACTATTATTCAGACCCTTGCAAGTTCTAGTTCTTAG
- the LOC127079128 gene encoding uncharacterized protein LOC127079128 → MDMIQAIVPSHLVSKYVGDLAVGASYIMQNFKVSNNDFSFKSTTHGYKLVFCGSTYVKKTELPEIPIDYFNILGLASIADGKFQPNVLVDVVRGVTEILQTQINSDNNKSKFVFMITDMSKIVVQCTLWGNFALQFYEYYKNHGEDVNIVVLLQNARIKAAQGGFPLNVSNAWSGTKLIINDISNVEIKKLKDRYFTNILAYQISLMIFSYNVVHGDRILLYIDSFI, encoded by the exons ATGGATATGATACAAGCAATTGTACCATCCCATCTGGTGTCGAAATATGTGGGCGATCTTGCCGTAGGAGCTTCATATATCATGCAGAACTTTAAAGTCTCAAACAACGATTTCTCCTTTAAGTCTACTACTCATGGATACAAGTTGGTATTTTGTGGTTCAACTTATGTTAAGAAAACGGAGCTCCCGGAGATTCCTATAGATTATTTCAACATTCTTGGTTTGGCGTCCATTGCTGATGGAAAATTCCAGCCTAATGTATTGGTTG ACGTAGTTAGAGGAGTTACTGAAATTCTGCAGACTCAGATAAACTCAGATAACAACAAAAGCAAGTTTGTGTTTATGATCACTGACATGAG CAAAATTGTCGTGCAGTGTACACTATGGGGTAATTTTGCATTGCAATTTTATGAATACTACAAGAACCATGGGGAAGATGTGAACATTGTTGTTCTATTACAAAACGCAAGGATAAAGGCTGCACAAG GAGGTTTTCCTTTAAATGTATCCAATGCTTGGAGTGGCACAAAGCTGATCATTAATGATATTAGTAATGTTGAAATTAAGAAGCTGAAGGATAGGTATTTCACAAACATCTTGGCGTATCAAATTTCCCTTATGATTTTTTCGTACAATGTCGTACATGGTGATAGAATTTTACTCTATATTGATTCTTTTATATAA